The DNA sequence ACATTCCTCAATCTGCCATCATCATCGAAATCCATCATTGAAAAAAACCCGTCATTCCTGTATTGCATCCTCGCAAAATACTCACGAAGGGCTCCAGCGCCACCTTTCCCAAGTCGAAGGTGACGTGCCTTGTCGATATAATTACGACAGTCTTTTTCTAGGAACGGCAAGTTCTCGAACCCACCAGCTTCTTGCACAAGAGCAGcaaaactcttattcattcggATGCCAGCTTGATCATTTATATCTAACACTCTCTTTACTGATTCGCTCACTTCTCTATTGCAGCgaaaaaatcttgatttttgtgGGGACAGGCCGTGGTTGTGTGTATTGTGAACTGTTAATATTTTCAACATCCCATCAACAAATGTAGAATTTATCTTCGCCTTACACTCTGTTTTTGATGTTGGACGTGGTCTTGCGACATTTGAGGTTCGGTTTCGTGCCTTCCCACCACGAGCACAACCCAACGTGACATATCTCAGACTCTCATTCTCATCCCTCTTACTCCTTTGTGTCGTTATCTCGAAACCACATTGTTTCccatatttcttataataagAAACTAACTCTTCTTCGGAACTAAACACCATCCCCAACTTGGGCTCCTCAATACTATTACCACCATCAGTCGGGGCTGTATTTTGTATCCCAGACGTCTCGTTATCTTTGGATTCAACAGTATCACGCACAGAGGGCATGGACAAAGTCTCGGCTTCCCCAGAGTCAGGTGTGGGGTCCTGAATTTCTTCGACATGACTTGAGCTTGCAAAGTTTATATCAACCTGAGGAGTAGTTGAAGAGTGAAATGGAGATACAAGATTTTCCTGTAGTTTACAACAATTAAAAATCATGTGTAAATCAATATAAGCATGGTGAGAAATAAGCAATTTACGTAAAGAACAAATCTATCACCTGACTAGTCAGCTTCTTTGGGTTGGAATCAGGACGAGAAACAAATGGTGGTAACCACGCATATGGCATTTGTGCATGCAAACCATGCATATAGTTTTGGAAGTTCGGATAAAATAGCGTCGGTATCACctaacacataaaataatagtGATAATGTGCAGAAGACCAAAACTAAATATAGTCATTAACATAATAGTTTAAtagttcaaaattaatattcaaaataccTGCGATGCTATATTGGTTGATGAATCAGTGGTTGGAGGTGCTGATAAATCCGAATACCATGGTCTTGGTATTAGCTAACAcataaatgaataatgataatgTACTGAAGACctaagataaatatattaatagaacaaataaataattcaaaaataatataacagaTTACCTGTGTTGCTGGACTTGTGGTATGAGGTATTGAGAATTGTGGATAAAAGGGTCTTGCTATCACCTAACATATAAACCAACCATTAGTTGAAGAGTGAACCAAAACTTGCGTAATAAATGTAgacataaaatgaaatagttatactaaattttaAGCATGGTTACGAATACCTGAGTTGATGAATTTGTTGGTGGATCTGTGGTAGGAGGTGTTAACGGAGATGCGTGCTCTTTCCCTTTCTCCATCTAGattctattacaaaaattatgtcatcagtatataaaataaaaattacttgaATTCACCAtatttcaaatgtcatttacatcaacatgattttatatacaaatacatagaaatatataaaatatacatatatattttattagtaatatataaacatgataCAAGAAAATAGAGCATACAAATAAATCCTGGTGAAGTTGAAACATTAATTGTCACTTTGTCATTTCAAATCCattagaaccaaaaaaaaaaaaaaaaaacatgggcCAAAAATGTCTGCAAAACTCCTAAAGGAACCAGAGACATGAGTTCTATAATTAGCCAAATCTGAGCATCCAGTCGGCAGTCAAACATATTAGACATGTTCATTGCATCCAAGAAATGGAATgtagcaaaatatttttagtaatagAACTACATAATTCTTTCTAGTAATTTAGAACAAGGGCATTTGTGTTGATGTTAGATCAAAACTATGTGATCCATCTTCAACCCAGATAGGACTCCAAACAAACTTTTACTTGAACAATCAAAACTTTTACTTGAACAAAAGTACAAAAACCATTTATTCAActacacatattatattttacatacaaacttgaaaatgagaaatatcaaatgagcaggttttttttttgagaaaaatattttagcatcCAAAATAAAGGAATTAGGGGAACTCAAAAGTTCTAATACTTGTGTAGAGGGATTTTGTTTGGAATAAGCTATATAAAAACAGGGGAAAACCATGAACAACAAGTAAAAAACTTCAATCTTAACAATAATCATATATGCACAAGAAGCACGAAAGTTAGAATGAAATTGAAGACTAGAAAATATTAAGCTTAAAATCAACCACTACCAATGATGGACGGCAAGGACTGGCAATGGGAGAAACAAGGATTtttctgttttgaaaaatgGTGCACTGGTTCGTTAGCGAGAAAGCAAGTTAAGCTTCTTTGTGGTTTTGTTCCCgcgagagagagacgtgcgaATGAGTTCTGAGAGGAGATAGGCCAAACGTAAGTTGTGAGCGGGAAACCAATTCACGAAGCTTCTTTGTGAAGCTGGTGGGTCTATTCCTTTCAGCATTTTCTTTGAATTCttctcctttttgttttttgtttttttttttttttaaagccatGTCAGCAGGGGGTGCGCAGGCAGGGTGTCCCCCAAATTGTCTACCCCTAGAAGAACTGTTAACTTAATCCTGACTTGAACTTCTAACCTCAAAATCATAAACGACCAGCAAATACCAACTGAGCTACCATCTTAGTGGCTGAGTTCATCAAATAATGGTATTGTTTTGCtcaccattttatttttcatttcaggTCACGATGGacatagtttattttattacaaaatcagGCTCATAATTATCACATTTGGTTCGAATTCGAATATTAAGactccgtttggatagtaagataaaataatatgattttagatgaaagttgaaagttacttataaaaaaaagatgaaagttatataaaatattgttagaatattattttttaatattattattattttgaaatttaaaaaaattgaattatttattatattttatatataaatttacgaaaattataataataagatgagttaagatgagatatgacgaaatattttcactatctaaatgggGCTAAAGTTGGTCATCTTCACTTTCTCCCATCTCCAAGAGGATGGAACTCGACGGTGCGATTCAACTAAGTATTGTTATATATGAAGATGACAAAATCTTactaaaacatatatacaaattaatttaacatattggatGATGCACGATTGCGTCTCGATCTCTTCTATAATGGTTTGTCCTATTCGAGGGACTACTGCCTACTGCCCTAGTAATTAAGGGGATTCAACCCCCAACCATAGACCCCACGATCCCTAAGAATCAAGGGTGGTGTCATTCAACCCAAGGACAATTGGCGATTGTCCTTTCTATTTATCTCATGAATTATAGGTGTGGTAAATCGTGTTTTTCAGATCATGTTCATATCGTGTTAagtcataaatatttaactatataagtcaaTCCAAACCTAACTCGATAAGTTAAAAgtgtcaaattttcaaactctaATTCAATTCATTTAGATAAAgggtcatgtcatgtcatctatTTTGATCcgtttaataataattagaaatatggtAATACTCATTTAAACTCGTTtgttttatgtaaatgagttaAACTAAAAtgtataattcatttgatctaattaatagaattttacataaaagttaaaatctatatctaTTAATAACCGTGATAtcttaagaaatatatatattaatatttttcaaattttaacatataataaaatcaatattacaaatcatacaataataaatatgagcattgatctaaaattataatcataacaataaaaacataaatatattgagaaataccaatattaaaacttaacgataataaaattttaattttgtattaagCAGGTTGGCCAGGTATTGACCTGTTTATAAGTCTTGTCTTAATAGGTCAACCCGTTTTAATTCGAATCCGTTAACATTAAACTCAAACTCACTAATTTCGTGTAGTGTTCGCATCGGATTCACGGGTTGTATCACATATTGACActcataataaattattgtaCCATGCATTGTTACGGTAAAAATAATTCCTAGGTTGGGAGCATAGAGATCAAGTTATACTACATTTAGTAAGTGAAGTagttcattattattcaaattatttataaacagttcactactatttataaactatttactacttttttattactatatcTGAGATTATCACATCATCTAAACGTAGTCTCTAGAATCGTCAAACTTACAATGTGACACGACAAAAGGTAATCTGAGTTTTCAGTAATTAATGACAAGGTCAATTAATATTTCCTTGTAGATCTAGATGGCTCAATATCTACTCAAGTTCTCATTTAGGTCCAATTTAGTTGTTGGACTGTAATGAgatcaattcagtttaatttaattttaagttaagtctaacattcaaacactaaactctcaaatcactaaattcatctcaatttaaaacttctttacacaTGAGATctataacctttttcaattcaacatctctTTACACGCGGGATCTACAaccttttttcaaatttctataaatatatctaaactcattttaacattcaaatacatctaaattcattttaagtggGCCACACCAAACTTATTccactatctcaactcactattattcataaaaaactcaactcattttaattcaactcaatatccaaatgcaACCTTAGAATTAATTACTCGAAGGGAAAGAAGATAAGCACGTGAAGAAGTGGTttcatacaaaatttttatcaatcatttaatattattcggaatatttatatgaataacaacatatataagataattttacatGTCAATCCCTCTTCAATAGGGAGACGGGAGaccttgtattttttgttttctacatGGCCGGCCATCAATGAGAATCTTGGGCTTTACAGACAGGGTGAGTGAAAATGGGTTAGGAATAGCAAAGCAATTAGAAAGAAGCCAATATTTCTACGGTCTATTCTCAGCGCGCGCGCACACGGTATCGGAAAATGTCAAAGGGGAAGTGGTGAA is a window from the Juglans regia cultivar Chandler chromosome 7, Walnut 2.0, whole genome shotgun sequence genome containing:
- the LOC109010501 gene encoding protein FAR1-RELATED SEQUENCE 5-like produces the protein MEKGKEHASPLTPPTTDPPTNSSTQVIARPFYPQFSIPHTTSPATQLIPRPWYSDLSAPPTTDSSTNIASQVIPTLFYPNFQNYMHGLHAQMPYAWLPPFVSRPDSNPKKLTSQENLVSPFHSSTTPQVDINFASSSHVEEIQDPTPDSGEAETLSMPSVRDTVESKDNETSGIQNTAPTDGGNSIEEPKLGMVFSSEEELVSYYKKYGKQCGFEITTQRSKRDENESLRYVTLGCARGGKARNRTSNVARPRPTSKTECKAKINSTFVDGMLKILTVHNTHNHGLSPQKSRFFRCNREVSESVKRVLDINDQAGIRMNKSFAALVQEAGGFENLPFLEKDCRNYIDKARHLRLGKGGAGALREYFARMQYRNDGFFSMMDFDDDGRLRNVFWADARSRAAYQYFGDVVTFDTTYLTNRYGMPFAPFVGVNHHGQSILLGAGLISSEDTETFTWLFQTWLNCMEGKAPNAIITDQDRAMKNAIAIVFPNTRHRFCLWHILKKVPEKLGSHGAYKTGLKSQLLKCVYDSQTIEEFEKCWELLITTYNLQENAWLQSLYTERTTNLKEFVDQYDNALKKKIENENGADFHSFNVTIPVVSVNPLEKIFQELYTNSKFREVQQEIMKMLGCLPILHQKDGVIAIYHVEDEVRVDGFIKEITHCVYFNETTCEAKCSCGLFEMRGILCTHVLVIFKMNHVHDVPEKYILDRWRKDIKRRYTVMKSNYDVADARPEHHVMTMLRI